One part of the Accipiter gentilis chromosome 36, bAccGen1.1, whole genome shotgun sequence genome encodes these proteins:
- the THAP7 gene encoding THAP domain-containing protein 7 isoform X1, whose product MGALRGLMWEYLLRPPPGSPPQMPRHCSAAGCCTRDTRETRNRGISFHRLPKKDNPRRALWLENSRRRDASGEGRWDPASKYIYFCSQHFEKSCFEIVGFSGYHRLKEGAVPTVFESASPKPPRATKPKPPTPESDTPKPPRATRRWRQDPTPSPPDPPFTADVSCFPREGEDPAAPPAGDHGGVPALPGPSGARGPLPDGLLVATGDGEATATPALPEGDPPAPPRPVSPSLYMLRLPPPAGAYIQSEHSYQVGSALLWKRRAEAALDALDKAQRQLQACKRREQRLRLRVGELQRERRVPLEARRIPKEPPARLVELQLLGDSGE is encoded by the exons atgGGAGCGCTGAG ggggctcaTGTGGGAGTAtcttctccgccccccccccggttcccctCCCCAGATGCCCCGTCACTGCTCTGCTGCCGGCTGTTGCACCCGTGACACTCGGGAGACCCGTAACCGAGGCATCTCCTTCCACCG gctCCCCAAAAAGGACAACCCGCGGCGGGCGCTGTGGCTGGAGAACAGCCGGCGACGGGATGCGAGCGGGGAAGGCCGCTGGGACCCGGCCTCCAAGTACATCTACTTCTGCTCCCAGCACTTCGAGAAGAGCTGCTTCGAGATAGTCGGCTTCAG tggCTACCACCGTCTCAAGGAAGGGGCTGTACCCACCGTCTTCGAGTCAGCCTCTCCCAAACCCCCCCGGGCCACCAAGCCGAAGCCCCCCACGCCGGAGAGTGACACCCCAAAGCCCCCTCGGGCCACCAGGAGGTGGAG GCAGGACCCCACTCCTTCTCCACCGGACCCCCCTTTCACTGCCGACGTCTCCTGTTTCCCCCGGGAAGGCGAAGACCCCGCCGCCCCCCCAGCCGGAGATCACGGTGGTGTCCCAGCACTTCCCGGTCCCTCGGGTGCCCGCGGTCCCCTCCCAGACGGCCTTTTGGTGGCTACGGGGGACGGAGAAGCCACAGCCACCCCGGCTCTCCCCGAGGGAGACCCCCCGGCACCTCCCCGTCCCGTTTCTCCATCCCTCTACATGCTGCGGCTACCACCACCAGCCGGAGCGTACATCCAGAGCGAGCACAGCTACCAGGTCGGTAGCGCCCTGCTCTGGAAACGTCGAGCCGAAGCGGCCCTCGACGCCTTGGATAAAGCCCAACGGCAGCTCCAAGCCTGCAAACGTCGGGAGCAACGGCTGCGGCTCCGCGTGGGCGAGCTGCAACGGGAACGTCGGGTTCCCCTCGAAGCTCGTCGAATTCCCAAGGAACCCCCGGCACGGCTggtggagctgcagctgctcggAGACAGCGGAGAGTGA
- the LOC126035020 gene encoding histone H2B 5-like, which yields MPEPAKSAPAPKKGSKKAVTKTQKKGDKKRRRSRKESYSIYVYKVLKQVHPDTGISSKAMGIMNSFVNDIFERIAGEASRLAHYNKRSTITSREIQTAVRLLLPGELAKHAVSEGTKAVTKYTSSK from the coding sequence ATGCCCGAACCGGCCAAATCGGCGCCCGCCCCCAAGAAGGGCTCCAAGAAAGCGGTGACAAAGACCCAGAAGAAAGGCGACAAGAAGCGGCGACGCAGCCGCAAGGAGAGCTACTCCATCTACGTCTACAAGGTACTGAAACAGGTACACCCCGACACCGGCATCTCCTCCAAGGCTATGGGGATCATGAATTCCTTCGTCAACGACATTTTCGAGCGCATCGCGGGTGAGGCTTCCCGCCTGGCCCACTACAACAAACGCTCCACCATCACCTCGCGGGAGATCCAGACGGCCGTCCGGCTCCTGTTACCCGGCGAGCTGGCTAAGCACGCCGTCTCCGAGGGTACCAAAGCTGTCACCAAGTACACCAGCTCCAAGTAA
- the THAP7 gene encoding THAP domain-containing protein 7 isoform X2, with amino-acid sequence MPRHCSAAGCCTRDTRETRNRGISFHRLPKKDNPRRALWLENSRRRDASGEGRWDPASKYIYFCSQHFEKSCFEIVGFSGYHRLKEGAVPTVFESASPKPPRATKPKPPTPESDTPKPPRATRRWRQDPTPSPPDPPFTADVSCFPREGEDPAAPPAGDHGGVPALPGPSGARGPLPDGLLVATGDGEATATPALPEGDPPAPPRPVSPSLYMLRLPPPAGAYIQSEHSYQVGSALLWKRRAEAALDALDKAQRQLQACKRREQRLRLRVGELQRERRVPLEARRIPKEPPARLVELQLLGDSGE; translated from the exons ATGCCCCGTCACTGCTCTGCTGCCGGCTGTTGCACCCGTGACACTCGGGAGACCCGTAACCGAGGCATCTCCTTCCACCG gctCCCCAAAAAGGACAACCCGCGGCGGGCGCTGTGGCTGGAGAACAGCCGGCGACGGGATGCGAGCGGGGAAGGCCGCTGGGACCCGGCCTCCAAGTACATCTACTTCTGCTCCCAGCACTTCGAGAAGAGCTGCTTCGAGATAGTCGGCTTCAG tggCTACCACCGTCTCAAGGAAGGGGCTGTACCCACCGTCTTCGAGTCAGCCTCTCCCAAACCCCCCCGGGCCACCAAGCCGAAGCCCCCCACGCCGGAGAGTGACACCCCAAAGCCCCCTCGGGCCACCAGGAGGTGGAG GCAGGACCCCACTCCTTCTCCACCGGACCCCCCTTTCACTGCCGACGTCTCCTGTTTCCCCCGGGAAGGCGAAGACCCCGCCGCCCCCCCAGCCGGAGATCACGGTGGTGTCCCAGCACTTCCCGGTCCCTCGGGTGCCCGCGGTCCCCTCCCAGACGGCCTTTTGGTGGCTACGGGGGACGGAGAAGCCACAGCCACCCCGGCTCTCCCCGAGGGAGACCCCCCGGCACCTCCCCGTCCCGTTTCTCCATCCCTCTACATGCTGCGGCTACCACCACCAGCCGGAGCGTACATCCAGAGCGAGCACAGCTACCAGGTCGGTAGCGCCCTGCTCTGGAAACGTCGAGCCGAAGCGGCCCTCGACGCCTTGGATAAAGCCCAACGGCAGCTCCAAGCCTGCAAACGTCGGGAGCAACGGCTGCGGCTCCGCGTGGGCGAGCTGCAACGGGAACGTCGGGTTCCCCTCGAAGCTCGTCGAATTCCCAAGGAACCCCCGGCACGGCTggtggagctgcagctgctcggAGACAGCGGAGAGTGA
- the LRRC4B gene encoding leucine-rich repeat-containing protein 4B, translating into MTMAAPAPVRMPLLPLPPPALLLSLLLLLAPAAPAAAPTSCPAACSCSNQASRVICTRRELLEVPASISVNTRYLNLQENHIQVIRTDTFKHLRHLEILQLSRNLVRKVEVGAFNGLPNLNTLELFDNRLTTVPTQAFEYLSKLRELWLRNNPIESIPSYAFNRVPSLRRLDLGELKRLEYISEAAFEGLVNLRYLNLGMCNLKEIPNLTALVRLEELELSGNRLGRVRPGSFQGLGSLRKLWLMHARVAAVERNAFDDLKALEELNLAHNELASLPHDLFAPLHRLERVHLHHNPWRCDCDVLWLSWWLRETVPSNTSCCARCHAPPALRGRYLGELEPGHFTCYAPVIVEPPADLNVTEGMAAELKCRTGTAMTSVNWLTPNGTLMTHGSYRVRISVLHDGTLNFTNVTVQDTGQYTCMVTNAAGNTTASATLNVSAADAAAAAAAAAAAAATGYTYFTTVTVETTDAGGEEPAPQTAPAPTAGWETAAGGSTAAPATRATGKPFTVPITAAAAGAGGGLQDLDDVLKTTKIIIGCFVAITFMAAVMLVAFYKLRKQHQRHKHRGGPARAVEIVNVEDELTGAAGTAGTGTVPNPATGGNGDNRLALPALERDHLDRYAAFAAHYGNSGAALGCGKNPLLNSVHEPLLFKSPSKENVQETQI; encoded by the coding sequence ATGACCATGGCGGCGCCGGCGCCCGTTAGgatgccgctgctgccgctgccgccgccggcgtTGCTGCTGTCGCTGCTGTTGCTGTTGGccccggcggcgccggcggcggctccGACCTCTTGCCCGGCGGCTTGTTCTTGCAGCAACCAAGCGAGTCGGGTGATCTGCACCCGACGGGAACTCTTGGAAGTGCCGGCGAGTATTTCGGTCAACACGCGTTACCTAAACCTGCAGGAGAACCACATCCAGGTGATCCGCACGGACACGTTCAAGCACCTGCGGCACTTGGAGATCCTCCAGCTGAGCCGCAACCTGGTGCGGAAGGTGGAGGTGGGCGCCTTCAACGGCCTCCCCAACCTCAACACCTTGGAGCTCTTCGACAACCGCTTGACCACCGTCCCGACGCAAGCCTTCGAGTACCTCTCCAAGCTCCGCGAGCTCTGGTTGCGCAACAACCCCATCGAGAGCATCCCGTCCTACGCCTTCAACCGCGTCCCTTCCCTCCGGCGCTTGGATTTGGGCGAGCTCAAGCGCCTGGAGTACATCTCGGAGGCCGCCTTCGAAGGTTTGGTCAACTTGCGCTATTTGAACTTGGGGATGTGCAACTTGAAGGAGATCCCCAACTTGACGGCTTTGGTGCGCTTGGAAGAACTGGAGCTTTCGGGGAATCGCTTGGGGCGCGTCCGGCCCGGTTCCTTCCAAGGTTTGGGGAGCCTGAGGAAATTGTGGCTGATGCACGCCCGGGTGGCGGCGGTGGAGCGTAACGCCTTCGACGACCTGAAGGCGTTGGAAGAGTTGAATTTGGCCCACAACGAGCTGGCCTCGCTCCCCCACGACCTCTTCGCCCCCCTGCACCGCCTGGAGCGGGTCCACCTCCACCACAACCCTTGGCGTTGCGATTGCGACGTCCTCTGGTTGAGTTGGTGGTTGAGGGAGACGGTGCCCAGCAACACCAGCTGCTGCGCCCGCTGCCACGCGCCGCCGGCGTTACGCGGCCGTTACCTGGGCGAGCTGGAGCCGGGACATTTCACCTGCTACGCCCCCGTCATCGTCGAACCCCCCGCCGACCTCAACGTCACCGAAGGGATGGCGGCCGAACTCAAGTGCCGGACGGGGACGGCCATGACGTCGGTCAACTGGTTGACGCCCAACGGGACGTTGATGACCCACGGTTCGTACCGCGTCAGGATCTCCGTCCTCCACGACGGCACGCTCAACTTCACCAACGTCACCGTGCAGGACACGGGGCAGTACACCTGTATGGTCACCAACGCCGCCGGCAACACCACCGCCTCCGCCACGCTCAACGTCTCGGCCGCcgatgccgccgccgccgccgccgccgccgccgccgccgccgccaccggctaCACCTACTTCACCACCGTCACGGTGGAAACCACCGACGCCGGCGGCGAAGAACCCGCCCCCCAAACCGCCCCGGCGCCCACCGCCGGCTGGGAAACCGCCGCCGGCGGTTCGACGGCGGCGCCGGCCACCCGCGCCACCGGCAAACCTTTCACCGTCCCCatcacggcggcggcggccggggcgggcggtgGCTTGCAAGACCTGGACGACGTcttgaagaccaccaagatcatCATCGGTTGCTTCGTGGCCATCACCTTCATGGCGGCCGTCAtgttggtggccttctacaagcTCCGCAAACAACACCAACGCCACAAGCACCGCGGCGGACCCGCCCGCGCCGTCGAAATCGTCAACGTGGAGGACGAATTGACCGGCGCCGCCGGTACCGCCGGGACCGGTACCGTTCCCAATCCCGCTACCGGGGGAAACGGGGACAATCGTTTGGCTTTGCCGGCGTTGGAACGCGACCACCTCGACCGTTACGCCGCCTTCGCCGCCCATTACGGCAACAGCGGGGCGGCGTTGGGTTGCGGCAAGAACCCGTTGCTCAATTCGGTGCACGAACCCCTGCTCTTCAAGAGCCCCTCCAAGGAGAACGTGCAGGAGACCCAAATCTGA
- the LOC126035019 gene encoding histone H2A type 2-C-like, with amino-acid sequence MSGRGKQGGKARAKAKSRSSRAGLQFPVGRVHRLLRKGNYAERVGAGAPVYLAAVMEYLTAEILELAGNAARDNKKTRIIPRHLQLAVRNDEELNKLLGGVTIAQGGVLPNIQAVLLPKKSESHKAKGK; translated from the coding sequence ATGTCGGGGCGCGGCAAGCAGGGGGGCAAAGCCCGGGCAAAGGCCAAGTCGCGTTCGTCCCGCGCCGGCCTCCAGTTCCCCGTTGGCCGCGTTCATCGTTTGCTTCGTAAGGGTAATTACGCCGAGCGGGTGGGCGCCGGCGCTCCCGTTTATTTGGCTGCCGTTATGGAATACCTGACAGCTGAAATTTTGGAGCTGGCGGGTAACGCCGCCCGGGATAATAAGAAAACGCGGATCATTCCCCGTCACCTGCAGCTGGCGGTGAGGAACGACGAGGAGCTCAATAAGCTGCTGGGTGGCGTCACCATCGCCCAGGGCGGGGTGCTGCCCAACatccaggctgtgctgctgcccaAGAAGAGCGAGAGccacaaggccaagggcaagtga
- the JOSD2 gene encoding josephin-2 isoform X2, translating to MPPATLFGAACWAQPGPPQTRGSCRGPPSPRRPRRGGRRGGGLYHERQRLELCALHALNNVLQRPCFTQEAADEICKRLAPDARLNPHRSFLGTGNYDVNVIMAALQSLELAAIWWDKRRSLERLALGQILGFILNVPSHVSLGFVALPFRRKHWLAVRQLRGTYYNLDSKLRAPVAIGGEAELRAFLRDFLSQGLCEVFLVVPRAVEEAGAWLSPE from the exons ATGCCACCCGCGACGCTTTTTGGAGCAGCCTGCTGG gcgcaGCCAGGTCCCCCTCAAACCCGAGGGTCATGTCGGGGTCCCCCCTCCCCTCGTCGTCctcggcggggggggcggcgggggggggggctttacCACGAGCGGCAGCGCCTGGAGCTCTGCGCCCTCCACGCTCTCAACAACGTCCTGCAGCGACCCTGCTTCACCCAGGAAGCCGCCGACGAGATCTGCAAGAG GTTGGCCCCCGACGCCCGCCTCAACCCGCACCGCAGCTTTTTGGGCACTGGTAATTATGACGTCAACGTCATCATGGCAGCGTTGCAAAGCCTGGAGCTGGCGGCCATTTGGTGGGACAAACGCCG GTCGCTGGAGCGGTTGGCGCTGGGACAGATCCTGGGTTTCATCCTCAACGTCCCCTCTCATGTCTCGCTGGGTTTCGTGGCGTTGCCGTTCCGCCGTAAGCACTGGTTGGCCGTACGGCAGCTCCGCGGCACCTACTACAACCTCGACTCCAAACTCCGGGCGCCCGTCGCCATCGGCGGCGAGGCCGAGCTCAG GGCTTTCCTGCGGGATTTCCTCTCCCAAGGGCTCTGCGAGGTTTTCCTCGTTGTGCCGCGTGCCGTGGAGGAGGCTGGCGCTTGGCTGAGCCCCGAGTGA
- the ASPDH gene encoding aspartate dehydrogenase domain-containing protein, with product MAQAEAPRCRRVGILGYGQLGQFLAGQLLSRGPPLGLALAFVWARNGGRLEGLPPPLRLPDLRLLPQTEVDLVVEVAHPCVAREHGEQILAHADFMLGSPTALADPETERRLRGAAERGGHTLYVPRGALWGCEDIRRMDEAGTLAALKVTMTKAPQSFRLEGRLRERLAAAVAEGTRSVLYEGPLRPLCPLAPNNVNTMAAAAVAAPRLGFDGVRACLVADPSVPDWHVVEVEVTSVGDEGRALRVTSTRRNPAAPGAVTGNATRDAFWSSLLACPGHGGCVQRC from the exons ATGGCGCAGGCAGAAGCCCCCCGCTGTCGCCGTGTGGGGATCCTGGGCTACGGCCAGTTgg ggcagttCCTGGCGGGGCAGTTGCTGTCGCGGGGCCCCCCCCTGGGCCTGGCTCTGGCCTTCGTTTGGGCACGGAACGGGGGGCGGCtggaggggctgcccccccccctgCGCCTGCCGGACCTGCGCCTGCTCCCCCAGAC cgAGGTGGACCTGGTGGTGGAGGTGGCACATCCCTGCGTGGCCCGGGAGCACGGCGAGCAGATCCTGGCCCACGCTGACTTCATG CTGGGGTCCCCCACGGCGCTGGCCGACCCCGAGACGGAGCGGCGGCTgcggggggcggcggagcgggggggaCACACGCTCTACGTCCCCCGCGGCGCCCTGTGGGGCTGCGAGGACATTCGGCGCATGGACGAGGCCGGCACGCTGGCC GCGCTGAAGGTGACGATGACGAAGGCCCCGCAGAGCTTCCGCCTGGAAGGGCGGCTGCGGgagcggctggcggcggcggtggcagaGGGGACGCGCTCGGTCCTTTACGAGGGTCCCCTGCGTCCCCTCTGTCCCCTCGCCCCCAACAACGTCAACACCATGGCGGCCGCCGCCGTGGCCGCCCCCCGACTCGGTTTCGACGGCGTCCGCGCCTGCTTGGTGGCCGACCCCAG CGTTCCCGACTGGCACGTCGTGGAAGTGGAGGTGACGAGCGTGGGGGACGAGGGACGGGCGCTGCGCGTCACCAGCACCCGTCGCAATCCGGCCGCGCCGGGGGCCGTCACCGGCAATGCCACCCGCGACGCTTTTTGGAGCAGCCTGCTGG cCTGCCCCGGACACGGCGGATGCGTCCAGCGCTGCTGA
- the SLC27A5 gene encoding long-chain fatty acid transport protein 5, with protein MPALGAVTAAAAAGLVLLLLLVPAAAPHLFPLFWADLVAFAGLVRSSVRCQRRLNRQPPVTLLDVFQEHVRRQPRWPLLRFQDEVYTYEDIERWSNRAARVFSRHLELQPGRTVAVFLPNEPSYVWTWLALAKLSCPMACLNCNVRGRALQHALAAAQATLILASPDLQAAVEEVLPALRRDGIRVFYLSSTSPTPGIEALLPAIEAASDEPLPAHHRTGITANSKAIYIYTSGTTGLPKAAVITEMKLMMVANLGQLCGLRSDDVVYTTLPLYHSAGLLIGVGGCFEVGATCVLRTKFSASQFWDDCRHYNVSVIQYVGELMRYLCNTPKRADDREHGVRLALGNGLRAEVWKEFLQRFGPISIWEFYGATEGNAGFINYTGKIGAVGRANVFLKCFSPFELIKYNVEEDKPVRDERGLCIRVCPGETGLLVMKITKNTPFHGYAGDSRMTEKKVLRDVLVKGDTFFNSGDLLMMDHERFIYFQDRVGDTFRWKGENVATTEVEATLALVNFIQEVNVYGVSVPGCEGRCGMAAICLKAGTSFEGESLYAFTGDTLPSYAAPRFVRIQDALEITGTFKQCKGNLVKEGFDPNVIKDPLFFRDDKKKSYVPLNPDIYAAILDMKLNL; from the exons aTGCCGGCGCTGGGGGCCgtcacggcggcggcggcggccgggctggtcttgttgctgctgctggtgccggCGGCAGCCCCTCACCTGTTCCCCTTATTCTGGGCTGACCTGGTGGCTTTTGCCGGCTTGGTGCGGTCATCGGTGCGATGTCAGCGGCGTTTGAACCGCCAGCCCCCCGTCACCCTCCTCGATGTCTTCCAGGAGCACGTTCGCCGCCAGCCCCGCTGGCCCTTGCTCCGCTTCCAGGATGAAGTTTACACCTACGAAGACATCGAACGCTGGAGCAACCGTGCTGCCCGTGTGTTCTCCCGGCACCTGGAGCTCCAGCCGGGTCGGACCGTCGCCGTCTTCCTCCCCAATGAACCTTCCTACGTATGGACCTGGTTGGCGTTGGCCAAGCTGAGCTGCCCCATGGCTTGTCTCAACTGCAACGTGCGGGGTCGGGCGCTGCAGCACGCGCTCGCCGCTGCCCAGGCCACCCTCATCCTCGCCAGCCCTG ATCTCCAGGCTGCCGTGGAGGAGGTCCTGCCGGCCCTGCGGCGCGACGGCATCCGCGTCTTCTACCTGAGCTCCACGTCACCCACGCCGGGCATCGAGGCCCTGCTGCCCGCCATCGAGGCGGCCTCCGATGAGCCCCTGCCCGCCCACCACCGCACCGGCATCACCGCCAACTCCAAGGCCATCTACATCTATACCTCCGGCACCACCG GGCTGCCCAAGGCAGCAGTGATCACAGAGATGAAGCTGATGATGGTGGCCAACCTGGGCCAGCTCTGTGGCCTGCGGTCTGATGATGTCGTATACACAACGCTGCCGCTCTACCACTCGGCCGGGCTGCTCATCGGGGTAGGAGGGTGCTTCGAGGTCG GGGCCACCTGCGTCCTACGGACCAAGTTCTCCGCTTCCCAGTTCTGGGACGACTGCCGCCATTACAACGTCTCTGTCATCCAGTACGTGGGCGAGCTCATGCGTTACCTCTGCAACACGCCCAAG CGTGCCGATGACCGGGAGCACGGGGTGCGCTTGGCGTTGGGCAATGGCCTGCGGGCAGAGGTGTGGAAGGAGTTCCTCCAGCGCTTCGGGCCCATCTCCATCTGGGAGTTTTATGGAGCTACCGAGGGGAACGCCGGCTTCATCAACTACACCGGCAAAATCGGGGCCGTGGGCAGAGCCAACGTGTTCCTCAAG TGTTTCTCTCCCTTTGAGCTCATCAAGTACAATGTGGAGGAAGACAAACCCGTACGTGACGAGCGAGGTCTCTGCATCCGAGTCTGCCCCG GCGAGACAGGGCTGCTGGTCATGAAAATCACCAAGAATACCCCTTTCCATGGCTACGCGGGCGATTCCCGGATGACAGAGAAGAAGGTCTTGAGGGACGTCTTGGTCAAAGGCGACACCTTCTTCAACAGCGGTGACCTCCTCATGATGGACCATGAAAGATTCATCTACTTCCAGGACCGCGTGGGAGACACTTTCCG TTGGAAAGGTGAGAACGTGGCCACGACAGAGGTTGAGGCCACTCTTGCCCTGGTAAACTTCATCCAGGAGGTCAACGTCTACGGAGTGTCCGTGCCAG GGTGCGAAGGGCGGTGTGGCATGGCGGCCATCTGCCTGAAGGCCGGGACGAGCTTTGAGGGCGAGAGCCTCTACGCCTTCACCGGGGACACGCTGCCCAGTTACGCCGCGCCCCGTTTCGTGCGGATCCAG GATGCCCTGGAGATCACGGGCACCTTCAAGCAGTGCAAAGGCAACCTCGTCAAGGAAGGCTTTGACCCCAACGTCATCAAAGACCCCCTCTTCTTCCGTGACGACAAGAAGAAGTCCTACGTGCCCCTGAACCCCGACATCTACGCCGCCATCCTGGACATGAAGCTCAACCTGTAG
- the JOSD2 gene encoding josephin-2 isoform X1, with the protein MCKARREEGQRRATHTSAAVHAGTCSSGCCRCGGGNEAAAGPGGTLGRSQVPLKPEGHVGVPPPLVVLGGGGGGGGGFTTSGSAWSSAPSTLSTTSCSDPASPRKPPTRSARGWPPTPASTRTAAFWALVIMTSTSSWQRCKAWSWRPFGGTNAGRWSGWRWDRSWVSSSTSPLMSRWVSWRCRSAVSTGWPYGSSAAPTTTSTPNSGRPSPSAARPSSGLSCGISSPKGSARFSSLCRVPWRRLALG; encoded by the exons ATGTGCAAAGCACGCCGGGAAGAAGGTCAGCGGCGGGCCACGCACACTTCCGCCGCGGTGCACGCCGGGACTTGTAGTTCCGGCTGTTGCCGTTGTGGGGGGGGGAATgaggccgccgccggccccggagGAACCTTGGG gcgcaGCCAGGTCCCCCTCAAACCCGAGGGTCATGTCGGGGTCCCCCCTCCCCTCGTCGTCctcggcggggggggcggcgggggggggggctttacCACGAGCGGCAGCGCCTGGAGCTCTGCGCCCTCCACGCTCTCAACAACGTCCTGCAGCGACCCTGCTTCACCCAGGAAGCCGCCGACGAGATCTGCAAGAG GTTGGCCCCCGACGCCCGCCTCAACCCGCACCGCAGCTTTTTGGGCACTGGTAATTATGACGTCAACGTCATCATGGCAGCGTTGCAAAGCCTGGAGCTGGCGGCCATTTGGTGGGACAAACGCCG GTCGCTGGAGCGGTTGGCGCTGGGACAGATCCTGGGTTTCATCCTCAACGTCCCCTCTCATGTCTCGCTGGGTTTCGTGGCGTTGCCGTTCCGCCGTAAGCACTGGTTGGCCGTACGGCAGCTCCGCGGCACCTACTACAACCTCGACTCCAAACTCCGGGCGCCCGTCGCCATCGGCGGCGAGGCCGAGCTCAG GGCTTTCCTGCGGGATTTCCTCTCCCAAGGGCTCTGCGAGGTTTTCCTCGTTGTGCCGCGTGCCGTGGAGGAGGCTGGCGCTTGGCTGA